The following are encoded together in the Pedobacter sp. D749 genome:
- the asnB gene encoding asparagine synthase (glutamine-hydrolyzing), whose product MCRIAGIINSKKSFEQVNQQVKAMCDSMQHGGPDDRGIYAIDKMPLCLGNRRLAILDLSSSGHQPMISHNGDLVITYNGEIYNYRQIRTELINLGYVFKSQTDTEVILYAYQHWGEAAFEKLDGLFAFCIFDKRKQCIYLVRDQNGIKPLYYHFDKETLTFASEVKAFKHADINQENDNWRIYYLAFGHIPEPYTTLKDVFSLGKGCFLKYNMRSAEHFIQSYHEFESSSNIKNESHAIERIREQLSLSIKQQMISDVDIGVLFSGGLDSSIITMLANQFNNKQLHSISANFNEIDFSEKKQRNSLLQKINVKKIEQLITYRDFLQHFETILADMDQPTNDGINTWFVCKTAKEQGIKVVLSGLGADELFGGYPSFDRIYKIQDLNWLSKSVLRNMRFSNNTRFKRLYYLSLNSPIGEYLCLRGVYSPDVIAELLDIDMTEIINCLENIPLHPAIKRTSNETRASWFEFNMYMQNQLLKDTDFMSMSHGVEVRVPFLDRNFVNLVLSISTDIKFSYKQKKKLLVEAYKEDLPTETWKRSKMGFTFPFQEWMRKNRDIADPSRYQNKRAKSLIKSFGENKLHWSSALALYQTYHVS is encoded by the coding sequence ATGTGTCGAATAGCAGGCATCATCAATAGCAAAAAATCGTTCGAACAAGTCAATCAACAGGTGAAGGCCATGTGCGATAGTATGCAGCATGGAGGCCCTGATGATCGAGGTATTTATGCTATTGACAAAATGCCATTATGTTTAGGTAACCGTAGGCTGGCTATTTTAGATTTGAGCTCAAGTGGGCACCAGCCAATGATAAGTCACAACGGAGACCTGGTCATTACGTATAATGGTGAAATTTATAATTATCGCCAAATCAGAACTGAATTAATTAATTTGGGTTATGTATTTAAAAGCCAAACAGACACTGAGGTAATCCTATATGCCTATCAACACTGGGGAGAAGCCGCATTTGAAAAACTAGACGGACTTTTTGCCTTCTGCATTTTTGACAAACGGAAACAATGTATCTATCTGGTCCGCGATCAAAACGGAATCAAACCCTTGTATTATCATTTTGATAAGGAAACTTTAACCTTTGCGTCAGAAGTAAAGGCTTTCAAACACGCCGATATCAACCAGGAAAATGATAACTGGCGAATTTACTACCTTGCTTTTGGTCATATCCCTGAACCTTATACCACACTAAAAGATGTGTTTAGCCTCGGTAAAGGTTGTTTTCTGAAATATAACATGCGAAGTGCTGAACACTTCATTCAATCTTATCATGAATTCGAAAGTTCTTCTAATATTAAAAACGAATCCCATGCCATAGAAAGAATCCGCGAACAACTTAGCCTTTCGATTAAGCAGCAGATGATTTCTGATGTTGATATTGGTGTACTGTTTAGTGGTGGTCTGGATTCGAGTATTATTACGATGCTGGCCAATCAATTCAACAACAAACAGTTACATAGTATTTCGGCAAATTTTAACGAAATAGACTTTTCCGAAAAAAAACAAAGGAATAGTTTGCTTCAAAAAATAAACGTCAAAAAGATCGAACAGCTGATTACCTACCGCGACTTCTTACAGCATTTTGAAACCATTCTAGCCGATATGGATCAACCCACAAATGACGGGATCAATACCTGGTTTGTATGTAAAACAGCTAAAGAACAAGGGATAAAAGTAGTGCTGTCAGGGTTAGGTGCCGACGAGCTTTTTGGAGGATACCCTTCTTTTGACCGGATTTATAAGATACAAGACTTAAATTGGTTAAGTAAAAGTGTTTTAAGAAACATGCGTTTCTCCAATAATACCAGGTTTAAAAGACTATACTACCTTAGTTTAAATTCTCCTATTGGCGAATATCTATGCTTGAGAGGCGTTTATTCACCCGATGTAATCGCTGAATTATTAGACATTGATATGACAGAGATTATCAATTGCCTGGAAAATATCCCTCTTCATCCTGCAATAAAGAGAACCAGTAACGAAACCCGTGCAAGTTGGTTTGAATTTAACATGTACATGCAAAACCAGTTATTAAAGGATACCGACTTTATGAGCATGAGCCATGGTGTTGAGGTGAGGGTTCCGTTTCTCGACCGTAATTTTGTAAATTTGGTTCTTTCCATTTCAACAGATATCAAGTTCAGTTACAAACAAAAAAAGAAACTTTTGGTAGAAGCATACAAGGAGGATTTGCCGACAGAAACATGGAAAAGATCGAAAATGGGTTTTACTTTCCCTTTTCAGGAGTGGATGAGAAAAAATCGCGATATTGCCGATCCATCACGATACCAAAATAAACGGGCAAAATCGCTCATAAAAAGTTTTGGAGAAAACAAACTACACTGGAGCTCAGCCCTGGCTTTATACCAAACTTACCATGTCAGTTAA
- a CDS encoding UpxY family transcription antiterminator has protein sequence MIDQNYRWYPVYTRSRAEKKACEELSRKGIQTYLPLKKTVKQWSDRKKIVQEPLIKSYLFTYISAKEYSEVLMTNGIARFIYFSHQIAHIPDQQIHDLKLLLATDADLELIDYDIKPGEKVLIKAGPFKGVIAELVSAHNKQRIILRLQNMGYSININTSIAFVEPL, from the coding sequence ATGATAGATCAAAATTATAGGTGGTATCCGGTTTATACGCGTTCGAGAGCAGAAAAAAAAGCGTGTGAAGAGTTGAGCAGAAAAGGAATCCAAACTTATTTACCTCTTAAAAAGACAGTTAAACAATGGAGCGACCGTAAAAAAATCGTACAAGAGCCCTTGATTAAGTCTTATCTATTTACGTATATTTCGGCAAAAGAATATTCAGAAGTTTTGATGACCAATGGTATTGCCAGATTTATTTATTTCTCTCACCAAATCGCTCATATCCCTGACCAGCAAATTCATGATCTTAAACTTTTACTCGCTACAGATGCGGATTTGGAACTCATTGATTATGATATTAAACCAGGTGAAAAGGTATTGATTAAAGCAGGGCCTTTCAAAGGTGTAATTGCCGAATTGGTATCGGCACATAATAAGCAGCGTATTATTTTACGTTTACAGAATATGGGCTATTCGATAAATATCAATACATCGATAGCTTTTGTTGAACCACTATAA